One part of the Mesorhizobium sp. M4B.F.Ca.ET.058.02.1.1 genome encodes these proteins:
- a CDS encoding AGE family epimerase/isomerase, whose product MSQRIVSFVMSGGVGSRLWPLSREDNPKQFHDFSGDGSMLAKTLRRLAARPTGETPIFLIASERHAERVHVDLAGLDLAGGGPLFEPAGRNTAAAVALATLRTLAEFGDSLMLVVPSDHQISTAKQFWRSVEAGAEAASAGRLVVFGIKPTQPETGYGYIEVAADTDGIFDVSRFVEKPDLATAQAYVEAGTFYWNTGIFLFRAGAMRDAFAAFQPGIWQATEAAYNAATSDLSGLYMPLDLYSAIPSTSIDYAIMERAKGIAMVPAGFRWNDLGSWQSLLDVGPSDKDGNVIVGDVVAIDCENSYIRGEGRLLSAIGMRDVAIVSTADATFVAPVSHSQHVKKIVEQLEKSGRLETRFTPAHDRVIESGAWRQRVHHWLFDETLPLWSTSGVDERHGGFHEALGFDGSPLMKPKRMRTQARQVYAFAVARERGWTGPADRLIAHGIDFMAGKGRTARGGWVRTLNIDGSVADPAEDAYDHSCVLLALAHAHISGHPDALRLGEETFAFLDAHLEDSRMTGFLETSDGAGERRTNPHMHLLEAFLAWHQATGERAYLRRAAQIIDLFRSHFFDSESWTLGEYFDDGWKPVAGEKGSWTEPGHHFEWASLLVDFAGRSGQTELTAFARKLYASAVANGLNRATGLSYGAVSRQGLPLDLVSRSWPQAEAVKAAIALDGTGGPDLKPEIEARVGRLFRWHIDPAPLGLWIDRIDERGRSLATDVPASIFYHLVCALTQYLDGTAGEGG is encoded by the coding sequence ATGAGCCAGCGCATCGTCAGTTTCGTCATGAGCGGCGGCGTCGGCTCGCGGCTCTGGCCGCTGTCGCGCGAGGACAATCCCAAGCAGTTCCACGATTTTTCCGGCGACGGCTCGATGCTGGCCAAGACCTTGCGCCGGCTGGCGGCGAGGCCCACCGGCGAAACACCGATCTTCCTGATCGCCTCCGAGCGCCATGCCGAGCGCGTCCATGTCGACCTCGCCGGGCTCGACCTCGCCGGCGGCGGCCCGCTTTTCGAGCCGGCCGGCCGCAACACCGCGGCCGCTGTCGCACTCGCCACATTGCGCACGCTCGCCGAATTTGGCGACAGCCTGATGCTGGTAGTGCCGTCCGATCACCAGATTTCAACCGCCAAGCAGTTCTGGCGCAGCGTCGAAGCCGGAGCGGAGGCGGCGAGCGCCGGTCGTCTAGTGGTGTTCGGCATCAAGCCGACCCAGCCCGAGACCGGCTATGGCTATATCGAAGTCGCCGCTGACACCGACGGCATCTTCGATGTCTCGCGCTTCGTCGAGAAGCCCGACCTCGCCACCGCGCAAGCCTATGTCGAAGCCGGAACCTTCTACTGGAATACCGGCATCTTCCTGTTCCGCGCTGGCGCCATGCGTGACGCCTTCGCGGCGTTCCAGCCCGGCATCTGGCAGGCCACCGAAGCCGCCTACAATGCGGCGACATCGGATCTTTCCGGCCTCTATATGCCGCTCGATCTCTATTCCGCCATTCCCTCGACCTCGATCGACTACGCCATCATGGAGCGGGCCAAGGGCATCGCCATGGTGCCGGCGGGTTTCCGCTGGAACGACCTCGGCTCCTGGCAGTCGCTGCTCGACGTCGGCCCTTCAGACAAGGACGGCAATGTGATCGTCGGCGATGTCGTCGCCATCGATTGCGAAAACTCCTACATCCGCGGCGAGGGCCGGTTGCTTTCGGCCATCGGCATGAGGGACGTCGCCATCGTCTCGACCGCCGACGCTACCTTCGTGGCACCCGTCAGCCACAGCCAGCACGTCAAGAAGATCGTCGAGCAGCTGGAGAAGTCGGGCCGGCTGGAAACGAGGTTCACGCCGGCGCATGATCGCGTCATCGAAAGTGGCGCCTGGCGACAGCGCGTGCATCACTGGCTGTTCGACGAGACGCTGCCGCTGTGGTCGACGTCGGGCGTCGACGAGCGTCATGGTGGCTTCCATGAGGCGCTCGGCTTCGACGGCTCGCCGCTGATGAAGCCGAAGCGCATGCGCACCCAGGCCCGCCAGGTCTATGCCTTCGCGGTGGCCAGGGAGCGCGGCTGGACCGGCCCGGCCGACCGGCTGATCGCCCATGGCATCGATTTCATGGCCGGCAAGGGCCGCACCGCAAGGGGCGGCTGGGTGCGCACGCTCAACATCGACGGCTCGGTCGCCGACCCGGCCGAGGACGCCTACGACCATTCCTGCGTGCTGCTGGCGCTGGCGCACGCCCATATATCGGGCCATCCCGATGCCTTGCGGCTCGGCGAGGAGACTTTCGCCTTCCTCGACGCCCATCTCGAGGACAGCCGCATGACCGGCTTCCTCGAAACATCCGATGGCGCGGGCGAGCGGCGCACCAACCCGCATATGCACCTGCTCGAAGCCTTCCTCGCCTGGCACCAGGCGACCGGCGAGCGCGCCTATCTGCGGCGCGCGGCGCAGATCATCGATCTCTTCCGCAGCCACTTCTTCGACTCTGAAAGCTGGACGCTCGGCGAATATTTCGACGACGGCTGGAAACCGGTGGCCGGCGAGAAGGGCAGCTGGACCGAGCCCGGCCATCATTTCGAATGGGCCTCGCTGCTCGTCGATTTCGCCGGCCGCAGCGGCCAGACCGAGCTCACCGCCTTCGCCCGCAAGCTCTACGCCTCCGCTGTCGCCAACGGCCTCAATCGCGCCACCGGCCTTTCCTACGGCGCCGTCTCCAGGCAGGGCCTGCCGCTCGACCTGGTGTCGCGCAGTTGGCCGCAGGCCGAAGCTGTCAAGGCGGCGATCGCGCTGGATGGCACCGGCGGGCCGGACCTCAAGCCCGAGATCGAGGCGCGTGTCGGCAGGCTGTTCCGCTGGCACATCGATCCGGCGCCGCTGGGCTTGTGGATCGACCGCATCGACGAGCGCGGCCGCTCGCTGGCGACCGACGTGCCGGCCAGCATATTCTATCACCTCGTCTGCGCGCTGACGCAGTATCTGGATGGAACGGCCGGGGAGGGAGGCTGA